From a region of the Candidatus Poribacteria bacterium genome:
- a CDS encoding phytanoyl-CoA dioxygenase family protein: MTPEELYHYDVNGYLLIEDAIEPDYLAYLNERLDIWEEKALQDFHALPKSANPEVRYDDILNQEPSLLDLVVNPKMLPYIDEMVDRPRLKSTWVTFKWNGGRTAYHSNHTPSVMHNFYHFNGRIHHNLFQVFYAMRDINPGEGGLQVIPGSHKANYPSPPDDALKGMYIEIPMKAGSVLLFTHDMRHGSFNTTDNVRRTIIFTYCPGVIANSFGGDTLYQRLFEDAPEGSWLKYLLRTPHGFLETYPKPENVPNRT; this comes from the coding sequence GTGACCCCCGAAGAACTGTATCACTACGATGTGAATGGATATCTGCTGATCGAAGATGCCATTGAGCCGGACTATCTCGCGTATCTAAACGAACGTCTGGATATCTGGGAAGAAAAGGCGTTGCAAGATTTCCACGCCCTGCCAAAATCGGCAAATCCTGAAGTTAGATATGACGATATTCTGAATCAGGAGCCGTCCTTACTAGACCTCGTTGTGAATCCGAAAATGCTCCCCTATATTGATGAGATGGTGGATCGTCCTAGACTTAAGTCAACGTGGGTAACATTTAAGTGGAATGGGGGCAGGACGGCTTATCATTCCAACCACACACCGTCAGTGATGCACAATTTTTATCACTTTAATGGTCGTATCCATCATAACCTCTTCCAAGTGTTTTATGCAATGCGCGACATCAATCCCGGCGAGGGTGGGTTGCAAGTCATTCCGGGCAGCCACAAAGCCAACTATCCGTCACCGCCCGACGACGCATTGAAGGGTATGTACATTGAAATTCCGATGAAGGCGGGTTCTGTTCTGCTTTTCACCCACGATATGCGTCACGGCTCGTTCAACACCACGGATAATGTGCGCAGGACAATTATCTTCACTTACTGTCCCGGGGTCATTGCGAATTCTTTTGGGGGCGATACGCTTTACCAACGTCTCTTTGAAGATGCACCGGAAGGGAGTTGGTTAAAGTACCTCCTCC
- a CDS encoding phytanoyl-CoA dioxygenase family protein produces MANLHGPVLTDDELAIFHEQGYVRLGKVAPDEEIEALCQRIDDIMLGKIRYDNMLMQLCPSAGHPELSKQTKEFKGSTLKYRKIQDLDQDPLFLPYIRHPLFQDITQKIIGEEVSAFRTMFFNKPAEQGVLINWHQDGAGGWGLSISPKVTIWTALDPTSVANGCLQIIPGSHKSLIPEQGDQLSPEERAIHAPDEKRIYLEMEMGEVVLLHNWTLHRSEVNTTNRPRRGFSVCYIDAATRQVSTGRGYPKVFPKYVPVQEP; encoded by the coding sequence ATGGCGAACCTACATGGACCGGTTCTGACCGACGACGAACTTGCAATATTCCACGAACAGGGATACGTGCGTTTAGGCAAAGTTGCGCCGGACGAAGAGATTGAGGCACTTTGTCAGCGTATTGATGATATTATGCTGGGAAAGATTCGCTATGATAATATGCTTATGCAACTCTGTCCGTCAGCCGGTCATCCGGAATTATCGAAACAGACGAAAGAGTTTAAGGGATCTACACTGAAATATCGAAAGATTCAGGATCTCGATCAGGATCCACTGTTTCTGCCGTACATACGACACCCACTGTTCCAGGATATCACACAGAAGATCATCGGAGAAGAGGTCTCCGCTTTTCGGACGATGTTCTTCAATAAGCCAGCGGAGCAAGGAGTCCTCATTAATTGGCATCAGGATGGCGCCGGCGGCTGGGGATTGAGCATTTCACCAAAGGTAACAATCTGGACTGCGCTAGATCCGACGAGTGTCGCTAACGGATGCTTACAGATCATTCCGGGGTCGCATAAAAGTCTCATCCCCGAACAGGGTGACCAGCTATCTCCGGAGGAACGAGCCATTCACGCACCGGACGAGAAACGCATCTATCTTGAAATGGAGATGGGAGAAGTTGTGCTACTCCATAACTGGACGTTGCACCGCTCAGAGGTCAATACCACAAATCGACCCCGGCGGGGATTCAGTGTGTGTTACATTGATGCAGCAACCCGTCAGGTCTCAACCGGACGTGGCTATCCAAAGGTCTTTCCGAAGTATGTGCCGGTGCAGGAACCGTAA
- a CDS encoding class I SAM-dependent methyltransferase: protein MGVFDQVLQEVDERCREQHIPMLGPEKAEFLADLVQKAKPNLIVECGTAIGYSGLWLVAALKSAGRGRLLTVEIDTGRAHEAQENFRRANVQDLIDSRVGDAAEVLTTIHEPVDFLLLDNNYSNYFPCFRAIESQLTDRATVVADNVGIGAAGMANYLNHVRSNYESRTHWFETDLPWVKRDAMEVTIYHKSG from the coding sequence ATGGGTGTATTTGATCAGGTGTTACAAGAGGTAGATGAACGGTGCCGTGAACAGCATATACCGATGCTTGGCCCTGAAAAAGCCGAGTTTCTCGCAGATCTGGTTCAAAAGGCGAAGCCGAACTTGATTGTTGAATGTGGCACCGCTATCGGTTATTCGGGACTCTGGCTGGTCGCTGCACTCAAATCTGCGGGTAGGGGCAGATTACTCACCGTTGAGATCGATACAGGACGTGCTCACGAAGCGCAGGAAAACTTTAGGCGCGCCAACGTCCAAGATTTGATTGATTCACGAGTTGGGGATGCTGCGGAGGTGCTGACAACTATCCACGAGCCGGTCGATTTCTTGCTACTTGACAATAACTACAGCAACTACTTCCCCTGTTTTCGGGCAATTGAATCGCAGCTGACTGACCGGGCGACTGTTGTTGCGGATAACGTGGGAATCGGGGCAGCGGGCATGGCGAACTATCTGAACCATGTTCGCTCCAATTATGAAAGTCGAACTCATTGGTTTGAGACAGATCTGCCTTGGGTCAAACGCGATGCTATGGAGGTAACTATCTACCACAAGTCCGGTTAA
- a CDS encoding PD40 domain-containing protein: MKKRPDMQSEASPEGLEIVQLTTEEVPSSHIYMEAQIFTPDSKRFILHRSAHPHGSDPQDPEHQYLICDLENNCELIPITKETGATAPSVSPDGTTLYYFIDETHPGGGRLTLKRVGMDGTDRETLLTMDSPLPNTNFRPSRPYPLSTISSDGKRLAISTFFGDGNTTDAPWGLMVFDLEGASVELIIHGQTWCNMHPQYSRSLDTDEAHDILIQENHGNTCDSLGKVSQLVGGDGADIHVLRDDGTKLRDLPWGRDGIEFCQGHQCWIGRSSRALTSTSTREPKSCRLIEGQALPHVGHLGLNTPGGRRNDLSRDFPNPDFYHFATDIAGQRLITDAGPRDGGGAIYLAELPTDETGQLGNITFLLNPRSSWEKGSHIHPFLSPDGSTGFFNSDESGILQAYMVKGWAV; the protein is encoded by the coding sequence ATGAAAAAACGACCCGATATGCAAAGCGAAGCTAGTCCTGAAGGATTAGAAATTGTCCAACTGACAACGGAGGAGGTACCCAGTTCGCACATCTATATGGAGGCACAGATCTTCACGCCGGATTCAAAGCGATTTATCCTGCACCGCTCCGCACATCCACACGGGTCAGATCCGCAAGACCCTGAACATCAATATTTGATCTGCGATCTGGAGAACAACTGCGAGCTGATTCCAATTACCAAAGAAACCGGTGCAACCGCCCCTTCTGTGTCGCCCGATGGGACGACCCTCTACTACTTTATTGATGAAACCCACCCCGGCGGCGGGAGACTGACCCTCAAGCGAGTTGGTATGGACGGTACTGACAGAGAGACACTGTTGACAATGGATTCACCGCTGCCCAACACCAATTTTCGTCCGAGCCGTCCGTATCCGCTATCCACAATATCCTCTGACGGAAAGCGATTAGCAATCTCCACCTTCTTCGGTGATGGTAACACAACAGATGCACCTTGGGGCTTGATGGTTTTCGATTTAGAGGGAGCATCCGTTGAGCTGATTATCCACGGCCAGACATGGTGCAACATGCACCCGCAGTACAGTCGATCCCTCGACACTGACGAAGCGCACGATATTCTCATCCAAGAAAATCACGGCAATACTTGCGATTCATTAGGAAAAGTCTCTCAACTGGTCGGTGGAGATGGGGCGGATATCCATGTCCTTCGTGATGACGGAACAAAGCTCAGAGATCTGCCTTGGGGACGGGATGGGATTGAGTTCTGTCAAGGTCATCAGTGCTGGATTGGACGTAGTTCAAGAGCACTGACTAGCACCTCCACACGGGAACCTAAGAGTTGTCGCCTGATTGAGGGGCAGGCACTGCCTCATGTGGGACATTTGGGGCTCAATACGCCGGGTGGCAGGCGCAACGACCTATCGCGTGATTTCCCAAATCCTGATTTCTATCATTTTGCCACAGATATCGCTGGGCAGCGGCTGATTACAGACGCTGGTCCTAGAGATGGCGGCGGTGCAATCTATCTAGCCGAGCTGCCCACCGATGAAACAGGTCAGCTAGGCAACATTACCTTTTTGCTTAACCCACGCTCTTCTTGGGAAAAAGGTAGCCATATCCACCCATTCCTCTCACCAGACGGCAGTACAGGGTTTTTCAATTCTGATGAGAGTGGCATATTGCAGGCGTACATGGTAAAAGGTTGGGCGGTCTGA
- a CDS encoding creatininase family protein gives MYLKHIRPYQLKKSVERGQPLLVPAGCIETHGPHMAIGHDTIIVEEICARIAKKIDVIIAPSFDYGPTGYALGGPADGTIDPDYAAFGGHVKAILKNFREMGFKTIYVIIMHQGMEAPLALAFKKAAAELAFESILERGYPRGWWGVESLKDEAGPLSGHIDVQPMILPAASPPAGGDHAGYNETSFLLATRPELVEQDRLDDTAPWYCRQDEEKNSWTANAEHGQTMVDAVVAAWVEKIMSRS, from the coding sequence ATGTACTTAAAACATATACGTCCCTACCAATTAAAAAAATCTGTAGAACGTGGACAGCCTCTACTCGTACCAGCAGGCTGCATTGAGACTCACGGTCCGCACATGGCGATCGGTCACGATACGATTATCGTTGAAGAAATTTGTGCCCGGATCGCCAAGAAAATAGATGTCATCATTGCCCCCTCTTTCGACTACGGTCCCACCGGATACGCACTCGGCGGACCCGCCGATGGCACCATTGACCCGGATTACGCTGCGTTTGGCGGTCATGTCAAAGCGATTCTGAAAAATTTCCGTGAGATGGGTTTCAAGACCATTTATGTGATTATCATGCACCAAGGCATGGAAGCACCACTTGCGCTAGCATTCAAAAAGGCAGCGGCGGAGCTTGCCTTTGAGAGCATCTTGGAGCGGGGGTATCCGCGCGGATGGTGGGGTGTGGAATCCTTGAAGGACGAAGCGGGTCCCTTATCCGGTCATATTGATGTCCAACCGATGATTCTTCCCGCCGCATCGCCGCCTGCTGGCGGTGACCATGCGGGGTATAACGAAACCTCTTTTCTGCTAGCGACCCGTCCCGAATTGGTAGAACAGGATCGCTTGGACGACACGGCGCCTTGGTACTGTCGTCAAGATGAGGAGAAGAATAGCTGGACCGCCAACGCCGAACATGGACAGACGATGGTGGATGCGGTCGTGGCGGCTTGGGTGGAAAAAATTATGTCCCGTTCATGA
- the murD gene encoding UDP-N-acetylmuramoyl-L-alanine--D-glutamate ligase: protein MTFADKQISVFGLHRSGVAVAKLLDDLGAKVLVTDPKSSDELQGDIDALKGRDIDFILDGHDQRCIEKADLIVLSPGVPLDIPILQEAGSAGIPITGELEVAASLCAAPIVAITGTKGKSTTTILTAEVLKRGNFRRVCTAGNIGVPLSSEVQDLTAKDLVVIEASSFQLETTTEFRPIVSVVLNLSRDHLDRHKTMAAYRSAKLKICANQTSTDWIVLNSLDASVLSFGDETRAKSIFFTDTATVEQGTYVKDNQIFAKWEGESHWICDVDDSPLPGRHNLQNVLAATAVGQIFGISPDIMRTAICNFSPAEHPPLEHAFEPVKTINGIRFINDSKATNVAAVKAALESLSDPILLIMGGYDKGNNYQPLIEYVRSKVKGLILLGSHTGIIRNALAAHVVTRDAGTMTDAVELAYSHAVPGDVVLLSPANASFDLYTDYKARGQAFREAVNHLESKEPTSKAGIHLGQLSD from the coding sequence ATGACATTCGCAGATAAACAGATCTCCGTCTTCGGACTCCATCGCAGCGGCGTTGCTGTTGCCAAATTGCTAGACGATCTCGGCGCGAAGGTTCTTGTGACAGACCCGAAATCCAGCGATGAACTTCAAGGAGATATTGATGCCCTAAAGGGTCGAGACATTGATTTCATTCTTGATGGTCACGATCAACGCTGCATTGAAAAAGCGGATCTGATTGTCCTTTCGCCGGGAGTGCCGTTAGACATCCCAATTCTGCAGGAAGCGGGTTCTGCGGGAATCCCGATTACTGGCGAGCTGGAGGTCGCTGCAAGTCTCTGCGCTGCGCCGATAGTTGCAATTACAGGCACAAAAGGCAAATCGACAACCACGATTTTAACAGCAGAAGTTCTCAAGCGTGGAAATTTCCGACGGGTTTGTACAGCGGGTAATATTGGCGTTCCGTTGTCGAGCGAGGTCCAGGATTTAACGGCTAAAGATCTCGTCGTGATCGAAGCCAGTAGTTTTCAGCTTGAAACAACAACAGAGTTTCGACCAATCGTGAGTGTTGTTCTGAATTTGTCGCGTGATCATCTAGACCGACACAAGACAATGGCTGCCTATCGGTCAGCGAAGTTGAAAATCTGTGCGAACCAAACATCAACAGATTGGATTGTCCTGAATTCTTTAGATGCGAGCGTACTATCGTTTGGTGATGAAACGCGCGCAAAATCGATTTTCTTTACGGACACCGCTACTGTTGAACAGGGAACTTATGTAAAAGATAACCAGATCTTTGCAAAGTGGGAGGGCGAATCTCACTGGATTTGTGATGTTGACGACAGTCCTTTGCCGGGGAGGCATAATCTCCAAAATGTCCTTGCGGCCACAGCCGTTGGACAAATTTTCGGCATTTCACCAGATATAATGCGCACCGCAATTTGCAATTTCTCTCCTGCCGAGCACCCGCCACTTGAACACGCCTTTGAGCCGGTCAAGACAATTAATGGTATCCGGTTTATTAACGATTCCAAAGCCACCAATGTTGCTGCTGTCAAGGCAGCGCTCGAATCGTTATCGGATCCGATTCTGCTAATCATGGGTGGATACGATAAGGGAAATAACTATCAGCCGCTGATTGAGTACGTCCGATCAAAAGTCAAGGGCTTAATCCTGCTGGGATCGCACACCGGAATAATACGAAACGCCCTTGCAGCGCATGTCGTTACACGGGATGCAGGGACGATGACCGACGCTGTCGAACTTGCCTACTCACATGCAGTGCCGGGCGATGTAGTGCTTTTGTCACCGGCGAATGCGAGTTTTGATTTGTACACAGACTATAAAGCGCGCGGTCAAGCGTTTCGGGAGGCTGTTAACCACCTTGAATCGAAAGAGCCAACCTCAAAAGCCGGTATTCATTTGGGCCAATTATCCGATTAA
- the ftsW gene encoding putative lipid II flippase FtsW, with translation MNRKSQPQKPVFIWANYPIKGGIDHFLLFIALCLVAIGIVMVYSSSNMLAYELYSENSYHYLKMQLIACALGLVSMFVASYFPYQYYQRYAKLILALSLIGLLLVFSPIGHDVRSAGGIKFHRWIRVSGLQFQPVELTKLGLVTYVSHFLVSKHNQIRSFTRGLLPTILILSITFILLYKQPDFGSAVLLSLSVLVLLFVGGARPSQIVLVIGISCLFIYASIQGDAYKMQRIQGFLSSLTFPYEGPYQVNQSLNALALGGLFGTGIGNSIFKLFHLPYPHTDFIFAILGEELGFVGVFSIIVLFMLLIWRGIYIAQHTADAFGCLIAIGITTLIGLQTVVNIGVVTGMLPAKGITLPFISYGGSSLLVSLFSVGILLNISRDMNEVAGVQPPLEVEPL, from the coding sequence TTGAATCGAAAGAGCCAACCTCAAAAGCCGGTATTCATTTGGGCCAATTATCCGATTAAAGGGGGAATAGATCATTTCCTACTGTTCATCGCGCTATGTCTCGTCGCAATCGGAATCGTGATGGTCTACAGCTCGAGCAACATGCTTGCCTATGAACTATATAGTGAAAATAGCTATCACTATTTGAAGATGCAACTTATCGCTTGTGCCCTCGGATTAGTCAGCATGTTTGTCGCGTCATACTTCCCTTATCAATATTATCAAAGGTACGCGAAGTTGATCTTAGCGCTGTCACTGATCGGTTTGTTGCTGGTATTTTCGCCAATCGGGCACGATGTTCGTTCGGCAGGGGGCATCAAATTTCATCGATGGATTCGGGTTTCGGGGCTGCAATTCCAACCCGTTGAGTTAACAAAACTTGGGTTGGTAACTTATGTGTCTCACTTCCTCGTCAGCAAACACAATCAAATTCGTAGTTTCACCCGAGGCTTACTGCCGACCATTCTTATCCTTTCGATTACATTTATCCTTCTGTACAAGCAGCCCGATTTTGGATCGGCGGTTTTATTAAGCCTATCAGTGCTTGTACTGCTATTCGTGGGAGGCGCGCGTCCCTCACAGATTGTTCTGGTTATTGGAATTTCCTGCCTTTTTATCTATGCATCGATCCAAGGCGACGCTTATAAAATGCAGCGGATTCAGGGGTTTCTGAGCTCGTTGACGTTTCCTTATGAAGGACCGTATCAGGTAAATCAATCCTTAAATGCGCTTGCACTTGGTGGATTATTCGGTACAGGCATTGGTAATAGTATTTTTAAGCTCTTTCATCTGCCTTATCCGCACACCGACTTCATCTTTGCGATTCTTGGTGAAGAACTCGGTTTTGTTGGTGTGTTTAGCATTATTGTCCTGTTTATGTTGCTCATCTGGAGAGGCATCTATATTGCTCAACATACCGCAGATGCCTTTGGCTGTTTGATTGCTATCGGAATCACTACACTCATTGGGCTACAAACGGTTGTGAACATTGGTGTGGTGACCGGCATGTTGCCTGCAAAAGGGATTACGCTACCTTTCATAAGTTACGGTGGTTCATCGCTCTTAGTCAGCTTGTTTAGTGTTGGAATTCTGTTGAACATCTCGCGCGACATGAACGAAGTAGCCGGTGTCCAGCCACCTCTAGAGGTCGAACCCCTATAA
- the murG gene encoding undecaprenyldiphospho-muramoylpentapeptide beta-N-acetylglucosaminyltransferase — protein sequence MARIVISGGGTGGHIYPAIGIAKELIELSQETDVVFIGGADRLESTLVPQHGFRFLPISVAGFPRKLTWRWIPVLYKVCSGLVKSLALLKNLKPSVVVGTGGYVCGPVLFAAVLLSIPTVIQEQNAAPGLTNRILARWAKAIYLAFETAGTHFPIEKTRVLGNPIRRTVGAAKRAGETYDSLGLDPERKTIFVMGGSQGAQAINQNLMDSLKDLAPFGQRLQFVHQTGKVDYEAVKVRYQASSLRHLVQPYFDPIEKIYSIADLMVCRAGGMTIAEITACGIPAIFVPLPTAAGDHQRLNAQAIAEAGGGVVLDQRTLTGNRLAEEIIRIIDNPEEQQEMANQSRQLGNPHAGEEIAQSIFSFVKSNP from the coding sequence ATGGCACGAATCGTGATTTCGGGTGGTGGGACCGGTGGTCACATCTATCCAGCAATCGGTATCGCCAAAGAACTCATAGAACTCAGCCAGGAGACTGACGTTGTTTTCATCGGTGGGGCAGACCGCCTAGAATCAACACTGGTTCCGCAGCACGGGTTTCGGTTCCTGCCAATCTCCGTTGCAGGTTTTCCGCGCAAATTAACATGGCGATGGATACCTGTTCTGTACAAGGTTTGTTCCGGTTTGGTAAAATCATTAGCGTTACTCAAAAATCTCAAACCCAGTGTTGTGGTAGGAACAGGAGGTTATGTCTGTGGTCCCGTGCTTTTCGCGGCCGTGTTATTGAGCATACCGACGGTTATACAGGAACAGAACGCTGCCCCCGGACTCACAAATCGCATCCTAGCACGCTGGGCAAAAGCGATCTATCTCGCATTTGAAACTGCTGGTACACACTTTCCAATCGAAAAAACGAGGGTATTGGGTAATCCAATCCGCCGAACAGTTGGAGCAGCTAAACGAGCGGGTGAAACTTACGATTCACTTGGGCTAGACCCGGAACGGAAAACCATCTTTGTGATGGGAGGAAGCCAAGGCGCACAAGCAATTAACCAGAATCTGATGGATTCCCTTAAGGATTTGGCACCATTCGGCCAGCGGCTTCAATTCGTCCATCAAACAGGCAAAGTTGACTATGAAGCAGTTAAGGTACGTTATCAGGCATCATCACTTCGACATTTGGTACAGCCGTACTTTGATCCCATTGAAAAAATCTACAGCATTGCTGATTTGATGGTATGTCGAGCCGGGGGTATGACAATTGCAGAAATCACCGCGTGTGGTATTCCAGCGATTTTTGTCCCTTTGCCAACTGCTGCTGGAGATCATCAAAGACTCAATGCCCAAGCCATTGCGGAGGCGGGTGGTGGTGTGGTGCTAGACCAACGTACATTGACAGGAAACAGACTTGCAGAAGAAATCATCAGAATCATAGACAATCCGGAGGAACAGCAAGAGATGGCAAATCAAAGTCGTCAGTTGGGCAACCCACACGCCGGCGAAGAAATTGCCCAATCAATCTTTTCTTTCGTAAAATCTAACCCTTAA
- a CDS encoding UDP-N-acetylmuramate--L-alanine ligase, whose product MFGKTRHIHIIGIGGAGLSGIAEILLNLDFQVSGSDLRETEVTERLVALGANVYCGHAAEQITGADVVVMSPAVSLQNPEVVAAKEHKIPVIRGAEMLAEIMRMKFSVAVSGTHGKTTTTAMTAAVLDKLDPTVVVGGKLVSLGSHARIGQGEMMVVEADEAYGSIENFFPTVAVVTSVDADHLDYYNSVEEIGETFLEFINKVPFYGVAVLCLDQENIQQLIPRIEKRYVTYGIETRADLMAERLVIDGPTSRYRVHVRGEILGEIHLKMPGNHNILNSLAAVAVGLELGVPFDSIREALESFRGVHRRFEIIGQVNDIIVVDDYAHNPAKLKATFQATRESYNRRIVAVFQPHRYQRVKHLAEEFSRSFYQTDVLIVSSIYGAGETPVEGVTAEKLAHAIQAHGHRHVIYVPDKDEITETLVNIVRPNDIVITVGAGDIWQVGRELLEKLGRADEAPNNS is encoded by the coding sequence ATGTTTGGAAAGACTCGTCATATTCACATCATTGGTATTGGTGGGGCTGGACTCAGTGGAATTGCTGAGATCCTGCTAAACCTCGATTTTCAGGTGTCTGGATCCGATTTGCGCGAAACAGAAGTCACCGAGCGTTTGGTAGCATTAGGTGCGAATGTCTATTGTGGTCATGCTGCTGAACAGATCACCGGTGCGGATGTTGTGGTGATGTCTCCTGCCGTTTCGCTCCAGAATCCTGAGGTGGTTGCGGCAAAGGAACACAAGATTCCTGTAATTCGTGGTGCTGAGATGCTCGCGGAGATTATGCGGATGAAGTTCAGCGTCGCGGTGAGTGGAACGCATGGAAAAACCACTACAACCGCGATGACAGCGGCGGTGCTAGATAAGCTAGATCCAACTGTTGTTGTTGGAGGGAAATTGGTCAGTCTGGGCAGCCATGCTCGGATTGGGCAGGGGGAAATGATGGTGGTTGAAGCGGACGAAGCTTATGGTTCCATTGAGAACTTTTTCCCAACAGTCGCGGTGGTCACATCAGTTGATGCCGATCATCTTGACTACTATAACAGTGTTGAAGAGATTGGCGAGACGTTTCTAGAATTCATCAACAAGGTTCCGTTTTACGGCGTGGCGGTATTATGCTTGGATCAGGAAAACATACAGCAGCTAATTCCTCGAATCGAAAAACGCTATGTGACCTACGGTATTGAAACACGCGCGGACCTGATGGCAGAGCGATTAGTTATTGACGGTCCAACTTCTCGCTACCGTGTCCACGTACGCGGAGAAATCTTGGGAGAGATTCATCTTAAAATGCCGGGAAACCACAATATCTTGAACTCATTGGCAGCGGTCGCTGTCGGGCTGGAGTTAGGCGTACCTTTTGATTCAATTCGAGAAGCCTTGGAGTCTTTTCGGGGCGTGCATCGTCGTTTTGAAATTATCGGTCAAGTCAACGATATCATTGTGGTTGATGATTATGCACACAATCCCGCAAAACTAAAAGCAACCTTTCAAGCTACCCGTGAAAGCTATAATCGCCGTATCGTTGCTGTTTTCCAACCGCACCGTTATCAGCGCGTGAAGCATCTCGCTGAAGAATTTTCGAGATCGTTCTATCAGACGGATGTCCTCATTGTCAGTTCAATTTATGGAGCCGGAGAAACTCCGGTCGAAGGGGTGACTGCGGAAAAACTAGCGCATGCTATTCAAGCACACGGCCATCGACATGTGATTTATGTCCCTGACAAAGACGAAATTACGGAAACTTTGGTAAATATCGTTCGTCCGAATGATATTGTTATCACAGTTGGAGCTGGGGATATCTGGCAAGTTGGTCGTGAATTATTGGAAAAGCTTGGGAGAGCCGATGAGGCGCCAAACAACAGCTAA
- a CDS encoding FtsQ-type POTRA domain-containing protein, producing MKQISVSGTERYTQKEVIAALDLRSRQSDVHTISGSVIEQRLKQKLSYVKQAHLSKSILKRSLTLEITEREPAALLKYPENSPNRFVLVDLEGYVLEYVESLPASSSIVTIISTEQHVSSVGDRVDADSVQLALNVLNLALSLAPEIIPTLQTIDTNRPDKITLQFSNLPLVWISSDFIETGIYHIGLFIKNQTMRTKRGQHTLNPLDGYLDARFKDAMYWGGQ from the coding sequence GTGAAACAGATTTCTGTTTCCGGCACCGAGCGCTATACACAGAAGGAAGTGATTGCCGCTTTAGATTTAAGGTCTCGTCAGAGTGATGTGCATACCATTTCAGGATCTGTAATTGAACAACGTCTGAAACAAAAACTCAGTTACGTCAAACAGGCGCATCTTTCAAAAAGCATTCTAAAACGTTCCTTGACGCTTGAAATAACCGAAAGAGAACCAGCTGCATTACTGAAATATCCCGAAAATAGCCCCAACCGCTTTGTACTGGTTGATCTTGAGGGATATGTGTTAGAATATGTAGAATCGCTTCCAGCTTCCAGTTCGATTGTTACGATTATCAGTACTGAACAGCACGTGTCTAGTGTGGGAGATCGAGTGGATGCCGATAGCGTTCAACTTGCCCTTAACGTGCTAAATTTGGCTCTGAGTCTGGCTCCGGAAATTATACCTACTCTACAAACAATTGATACGAATCGACCAGATAAAATTACTCTCCAATTTAGCAATCTCCCTCTCGTATGGATTTCATCGGATTTTATTGAAACTGGCATTTATCATATTGGTTTATTCATAAAGAATCAAACGATGCGTACGAAGCGAGGGCAACATACTTTGAATCCTCTTGATGGTTATTTGGATGCTAGGTTTAAAGATGCCATGTATTGGGGAGGACAATAA